In the genome of bacterium, the window GTCGAGTTCCGACGCCTTCGTCAGCTCGCGCATCGCCGCCGGCAGGTTCCGCTGCTCGAGGTAGGTGACGCCCATCCGCATCCGGGCGTCGGCCTCCTTCCGCCGGTCCGCGGAGGGCCCGGCGCAGCCCGCGAGGATCGCCGCGAGGATGCACACCGCGGGGAGGAATGGGAACCTCGTGGAAGGGATCACAGGTATTTCCCGATCAGGAGGGAGAGGCGACGGCGGGCCGCCGGCGGGATCCGCTTCCGGTCCGTGATGATCGCGTGCTTCAGCGCCTCCCCGCATCGGCACCGCCCCGGAAGAGGAAGCCGAAGGGCGATCTCCCGGACGATCCGCTTCGAGTTCTCCACGTTCCGCTGCAGGACGTCGAGGATCGCTTCGACCGAAACATCCTCCTGCACGACATGCCAGCAGTCGTAGTCGGTCGCCAGCGCGAGCGTGGCGTAACAGATCTCCGCCTCCCGGGCGAGCTTCGCCTCGGGCATGTTCGTCATCCCGATGACGTCGACCCCCCACTTCCGATGGATTTCGGACTCGGCCCGCGTGGAGAAGGCGGGGCCCTCCATGCAGAGGTACGTCCCTCCGCGGTGGACGCGCCGGACGACCTTGCGCGCCGCGGTGTACGCAACGGCGGAGAGATCCGGGCAGACCGGATCGGCGAAGGAGATGTGCCCCGCCACACCGTCGCTGAAGAAGGTGTTCGGGCGGAATTTCGTGTGGTCGTAGAACTGGTCGACGGCGACGATGTCGCCCGGCCGGATCCGTTCCTTCATGCTGCCGACGGCCGAAATCGAGAGGATCGCCCCCGCGCCGATCTTCTTCATCGCGTAGATGTTCGCGCGGTAGTTGATCTGCGAGGGGGAGAACCGGTGTCCCCTCCCGTGGCGCGGCAGGAAGGCGAGCGTCCTCCCCTCGAGCTCGCCCACGGTGATCGCGTCGGACGGGGCGCCGAACGGGGTCCGGACGGAGACTCGCCGGACGTTCCTCAACCCCTCCATTTCGTAGAGGCCGGAACCGCCGATGACGCCGAGGATGCCCGCCATGGACCCTTCCTTTTCCCGTTTGATCATGCTCCGTGACGACATCATCCGGTATCGACACGTTTATAAGACTATAGGCAGATCGGGTACGGCGCTCAACCCTTTTTCCCCCGAGGCGCCCCCCCCTCCTGCGGCGACTCCGCCGGACCCTCCCGCCGCCGTCCGCAGCTGCCCGCAGGCGGCGCGGATGTCGGCGCCCCGCCGCTCCCGTCTGATCGTCTGCACCCCTCCCGCGACGAGAACGTTCCGGAACCGATCCACCGTATCCGCCTCCGGCGCCCGGTACGGCGACGCCTCGTGCGGGTTGTAGGGAATGAGGTTGACCTTGATCTCCCCCCCGCGGAACAGCCGGGAGAGAGAGTGAGCGTCCTCCGTCGAATCGTTCACGCCCGACAGCAGAACGTACTCCGCGGTCACCTTCCGTCCGCTTTGCAACGGGACCATCCGCATCGCGGCGACGACCTCCTTCAGCGGATAGTTCCGGTTGACCGGCATCAGGAGGGACCGGAGATCGTCACGGGCGGCGTTGATCGAGACGGCGAAGCTGACGGGGTGCTCCGCCGCGAGCGACAGCATCCCGGGAACGATCCCCGCCGTGGAGACGGTGACCCGCTTGCCCGAGATCCCGAACGCGAACTGCGACAGGAGGATCCCGATCGTCCGGGACACTTCCGGAACGTTCAGCAGCGGCTCCCCCATTCCCATGAACACGACGTTCGACAGGCGCTCCCCCCGCTCCGCGAGGCGCTTCGCCGCGAAACATGCCTGCTGGACGATCTCGGCGGAGGTCATGTTCCTTCGGAAGCCGGCCGCGCCCGTGGCGCAAAAACCGCAAAGGAGCGGACACCCGACCTGGGAGGAGATGCAAAGGGTTCGCCGCCCCTCGTCCGGGATCAGTACGCTTTCGACCGCCTCGCCGTCCTCGAGCCGGAAGAGGTACTTCTCCGTCCCGTCGGAGGAGATCTCGACCCGCTCCGCCGGGAAACCGGACACGCGGCACGACGCCGCGAGGATCCCCCGGAGCTCCTTCGACAGGTCCGTCATCGCCGCGAAGTCATCGACGTGCTTCTGGTAGATCCAGCGGAAGAGCTGACGGGCGCGGTACCGCTCCTTCCCCCACCGGGCGAGAAACCCCTCCAGTTCGGTGAGGGTCATCCCCTTCAGATCCGTCCGCTCAGGGCCGCCGTCCGTCATCGTTTTACTGTACCACCGCCACCGCGACACCAGCGACACAAGCCACGGGAGGATTTTTGCAGCGCATGGTACGGCAGGAGAAAGTCACTGTGAGGTGCAGGCGCTTTCAGGGGACATACCTGGCCAAGGGGGGACATTCCTGGTTCAACCCCGGGTGGAGGGAAGGAGTGTCCTCCCACTGCGGGAAGGTGTGTCCCCTGCCCACAACTCACAAGCCAGCGCGTAATGGCGGGCGGTCAAAAAATACCCCGGGCTGCGTGTCCGCAACCCGGGGTTATTTCGCAACGGGATCGGTGATCTGTTACGCGATGGCGTCCACGATCGCGTTGAAGGTCGCGCTGGGGCGCATCGCCTTCGACGTCTTGACGGGGTCCGGATCGTAGTAGCCGCCGATATCCATCGGCTTCGTCTGTGCCCCGAGCAGCTCCTGGTTGATCTTCGCCTCGTTCTCTTGCAGCTGCTTCGCCACGCCCGCGAAGCGCGCCTGAAGCTCCTTGTCCTTCGTCTGCGCGGCCAGCGCCTCCGCCCAATACATCGCGAGGTAGAAATGACTTCCCCGGTTGTCGATCTGGCCTACTTTCCGGGCCGGGGACCGGTTGTTGTCCAGGAACTTGGCGATCGCCTGGTCCAGCGTCTCCGAAAAGACGAGCGCCTTTTCGTTCCTGAACGCGTTCCCCAGATGTTCCAGGGAGGCCATCAGCGCCGAAAATTCACCGAGGGAATCCCACCGCAGGTACCCTTCCTTGACGAACTGCTGGACATGCTTGGGCGCCGAGCCGCCGGCTCCCGTCTCGAACAGCCCGCCGCCGCCCAGAAGGGGCACGATCGACAGCATCTTCGCGCTGGTGCCCACTTCGATGATCGGGAAGAGGTCGGTCAGATAATCGCGCAACGCGTTCCCGGTGACGGAGATCGTGTCTTTCCCCGCCCTGAACCGTTCCAGCGTGAATTTCATCGCCTCGATCGGGGCCAGGATATGGAACTCCATCCCCTTCGTGTCGTGATCCTTCAGGTACCGGTTGACCTTCAGGATGATCTGCGCATCGTGCGCCCTGTTCCTGTCCAGCCAGAAAACGGCGTGAGCGCCGGTCGCCTTCACCCTGTTGACGGCAAGCTTCACCCAATCCCGGATCGGGAGATCCTTCGCCTGGCACATCCGGAAGATATCCCCCTCTTCCACCTTCTGCTCCAGCACGGTGGCCCCGGAATCGTCGACGGCGCGGATCGTCCCGTTCCCCGGCGCCTGGAACGTCTTGTCGTGGGAACCGTACTCCTCCGCCTTCTGGGCCATGAGGCCGACGTTCGGAACGGATCCGATGGTCGCGGGATCGAACGCCCCATGCTCCTTGCAATCCTCGATGATCGTACGATACGTCGTCGCGTAACACCGATCGGGAATCATCGCCTTCGTATCGTGCGGCTTTCCGTCCGGACCCCACATTTTCCCCGAGTCGCGAACAACCACCGGCATCGACGCGTCGACGATGACGTCGCTCGGCACATGCAGGTTCGTGATCCCCTTGTCGGAGTCGACCATCGCGAGCGCCGGCCGATTCTTGTATACGGCCTGGATGTCCGCCTCGATTTCCGCCCGTTTCGCGTCGGGCAGCTTCTTTATTTTCGCGTACAGGTCGCCCAGGCCGTTGTTCGGGTTCACGCCCAGCTCTTTCAGCACCGTCTCATGCTTTTCGAAGACATCCCTGAAAAAGACCGAAACGGCGTGACCGAACATGATCGGGTCGGATATTTTCATCATGGTGGCCTTGAGGTGCAGCGACAGCAGGACGCCGCTCCTTTTCGCGTCTTCGATCTGCTCTTCGTAGAATTTCCGCAAGGCCCGGACATTCATCACCGCGGCGTCGATCACTTCCCCTTCCAGCAGATCCAGCTTCTTTTTCAGGACGGTCGTTTTCCCGTCATCGGCGACGAACTCGATCCGGAGGCTCGTCGGCTTTTTCACGGTCACGGATTTCTCGCTTCCGTAAAAATCCCCGCCGGTCATGTGAGCCACGTGGGTTTTCGAATCGGCGGTCCAGGGACCCATCTTGACCGGATGCTTCTTTGAGAACAATTTCACCGAGAGCGGCGCCCTTCGATCGGAGTTTCCCTGCCGCAGGACGGGGTTCACGGCGCTTCCGAGAACCTTTGCGAATCGATCCTGAAGCTCCCTGTCCGCGTCGTTTTTCGGTTCCTCGGGATAGTCCGGGATGTCGTAGCCGTGCTCCCGCAGCTCCTTGATCGCCGCCTTCAACTGCGGGATGGAGGCGCTGACGTTGGGCAGCTTGACGATATTGGCCTCCGGTTTCAGCGCGAGTTCGCCCAGCTGCGCCAGGTAATCCGGGGTCCTCTGCTTCTCGGTCAATTTTTCGGGGAAGTTCGCGATGATCCTTCCCGCCAGCGAGATATCCCTCGTCTCGACGGAAACGCCGGTTCCCTTCGTGAACGCCTGGACGATGGGAAGGAAGGAGTAGGTCGCCAACGCGGGTGCCTCGTCGGTTTTCGTCCAGATGATCTTCGCTGTTCCTGTTGTCATGTCCCCTCCGTTCGTCCTGGGCGCCGGGCGGATTTCAATTTACTGCGATAGTTTAACTAACGATATCCAATTCGCTGAAAAAATAACTTATTTCTATTAAAGCTGTCTCGGGAGCGTCGGAGCCGTGGACGATGTTCTGTTCCACGCTGTCGGCCAGGTCGGCCCGGATCGTCCCCCGGTCGGCCTTCCTCGGGTCGGTCGCTCCCATCAGCAGGCGGTTGCGCGCGATGACGTCCTCCCCCTCGAGCGCCATCACGACGATCGGACCCGAAGACATGAATTCGGTGAGCGAGCCGAAGAAGGGGCGCTCCCGGTGCACGGCGTAGAACCCCTCGGCCTCCTTTTTCGAGAGGTGGAGCATCCGCATCGCCACCACGCGGATCCCCGACGCCTCGAAGCGGCGGAGCACCTCGCCGATGACCCCCTTGCGGACCCCGTCGGGCTTCACGATCGACAGGGTGCGCTGCGTCCCCGCGAAGGTCATCAGTGAGCTCGTGCCTTGGCGAGTTCATACCCGGCCATCAGCGCCCTCTTGTTCAGTTCCTCGGTCCCCTTGGGAACCCGGGAGAGGACCGCCTTCTCCACCGCGCCGATGGTCACCTGCCCTGTGAGCGCGGCGATGGCGCCGATGGCCACGATGTTCGCGACGAACGCCTTCCCGATCTCCTCGGACGCGGTCCGGATGATGGGAAGCCGGATCACCTTGAACGTCCCCTTGGGGGTCTCCTTCACGAAGTCTTCGTCCACCAGGAGGATGCCGTCCGGCTTGATGTCCTTGTAGTACTTCTGGCACGCCTCGGGTGTGAGGGCGAGCATCAGGTCGATCTCCGTCGCCTTCGGGAAGTCGATCGGGGAGTCGGAGATGATGACTTCCGACTTGGACGCTCCGCCGCGGGCCTCGGGACCGTACGATTGGCTCTGCACGGCGGTTTTCTTGTCGAAGATCGTCGCCGCCTCGGCAAAGATGACCCCGGCCAGGATCAATCCCTGTCCGCCGGAGCCGGAAAACCGGATCTCGTATCGTCCGCTCATCTGCTTACGCCCTCCCCTCTCTCTGCTTCTTCAGCCGCGCGACCAACCCGTAGTAGGTCTCGCAGTACTCGGGGAGCCCCTCCTTCTTGTAGAGAACGCCCATGGGGAGCTTTCCGACCGTCTTCTCCGGCGGCAGCTTGTCGAACGCGACGGCCGGGAGGAAGGTGTCCTTCATCCACAGGAGCATATCCGTCGGGCTCTTGAACTTGTTTCGCCGCCCGTGCGTGGTGGGGCAGGCGTTCATGATCTCGACCACCGAGAGGCCCTTGTGCTGCATCGCCTCGATGATCAGCTTGTCCAGCCCTGCCGCGTGGTAGGCGGTTCCACGGGCGACGAAGCTCGCCCCCGCCCCCTTCGCCAGCTCGGGGATGTTGAACGACGGGTCGATGTTGCCGTACGGCATGGTGGTCGCCAGGTGGCCGGAGGGCGTCGTCGGGGAATATTGGCCCCCCGTCATCCCGTAGATGTAGTTGTTGAAGACGAGCAGGGTGATGTCGATGTTGCGCCGGCAGGCGTGGATGAAGTGGTTCCCGCCGATCGCGGTGGCGTCCCCGTCGCCGCTGACCACCAGGACGTGCTTGTCGGGCTTCGCCATCTTGATCCCGGTGGCGAAGCCGAGCGCCCGGCCGTGGGTGGTGTGCAGCGTGTTGAAGTCCACGTAGCCGGGGAGACGCGAAGCGCACCCGATCCCGGACACCAGGGCGATGTCGTCCCGGTTGAGCTTCAACGTGTCGACGGCGCGCAGGAGCGACTTGAAGACGATGCCGTACGTGCACCCCGGGCACCAGATGTGGGGGAGCTTCCCGCCTCGGATGTACTGGTCGTAATTGAACGCCATCTACTTGACCTCCTTTACCTTGGCGAGAATCTGTGCCGGGTTGATCGGATCGCCGTCCACGCGGAAGATCCCCTCGACCTTGCACCGGCCCTTCGCACACCGTTCCACCTCGAGGATGATCTGCCCGAGAGAGAGCTCCGGAACGATGATCGCCTTGACGCGGGACGCGATCGACGCGACCTGCTCGTCGGGGAACGGCCAGATGGTCAAGGGGCGGAACAGCCCCACCTTGATCCCTTCCTTCCGGGCCGCCTCGACCGCCGTTTTCGCGGAGCGTCCGGAGACGCCGTAGGCGAAGATCGCGACCTCGGCGTCGTCGAGGAGGGTTTCCTCGAACTTGACGATATCCGCCCGGTTCCCCTCGACCTTCCGGATCAGCCGCAACTCGTCGGTGTGGATCCGCGGGGAGGCGTTCACGGGGAACCCATCGGGACCGTGGTTCAATCCCGTCACATGGTACCGGTACCCCTCGAAGAAATTCGCCATCGGGGGGACGTCGCCCTTCGTATCGTCGTAGGGGAGGTACTCGGAAGGAGGGCAGGTGGGCTTCGTACGGTTGACGACCGGAAGGACGCCAGGGTCGGGGATCTCGATCCGCTCCCGCATGTGCCCGACGATCTCGTCGAAGGCGAGGATCACCGGGGTGCGGTACTTCTCGGAGAGGTTAAACGCCCGGACCGTCTCGGTGAAGATCTCCTGCACGTAGGCGGGGGTGAGGCAAATGACCGGGTGGTCGCCGTGCGTCCCCCACTTGCACTGCATGATGTCGCTCTGGCCGGGACCCGTCGGGACGCCGGTCGACGGGCCGCCGCGCATGACGTTGAGGATCACGCACGGGACCTCCGTCAACGCCGCGAACCCGATGTTTTCCTGTTTCAACGAAAACCCGGGGCCGGAAGTCGCCGTGAGGGCCTTCGATCCCGCCAGCGATCCCCCGATCACCGCTGCCATCGCGGCGATCTCGTCCTCCATCTGCAGGAAGGCTCCGCCGATCTGCGGGAGGCGCTTCGCCATGAACTCGGCCACCTCGGTCGACGGGGTGATCGGGTAGCCGGCGAAGAAGGTGCACCCCGCGTAGACGGCGCCTTCCGCGCACGCCTCGTTCCCCTGGAGCAGTTTGATCTTGCCCACCGTGTCTCTCCTTTGTGGTTTCCGCTCGCGCGGAACGCTATTTCTTTTCGACGAAGATCGCGAAGTCGGGACACCGCAGCTCGCACGCCATGCAGATCGTGCACTTGTCGATGTCGACCACCTTCACCTTGAACATGTCCATCCCGAGCACCTTGGTGGGGCACAGCTTCACGCAGATCTCGCACCCCTTGCAATACCGCGGGATGATGCTGATCTTGACCTTCGGGTTCTCGGTCGCCTCGATCTTCTCCGCCGCCTGTTCCTTCGCCATCGGTTCCGGTCCCTTTCTTTAGTTGACGTTCATCCCGAGACGGCGGGCGAGCGTTTTCCCCATGTCGGAGGGTGTCTCGGACACGGAGATCCCCGCCGCCCGGAACGCCTCGATCTTCTCCGCCGCCGTCCCCTTGCCGCCGGAGATGATGGCCCCGGCGTGGCCCATCCGCTTCCCCTTGGGGGCGGTCAGCCCCGCCACGAATCCGACGACCGGCTTGGTCATCTTCGCCTTCACGAAGGCCGCCGCCTCTTCCTCCGCCGTGCCGCCGATCTCGCCGATCATGATGACCGCCTCGGTCTTCGGGTCGGCCTGGAAGGCGGAAAGGACGTCGATGAAGTTCGTCCCGTTGATCGGGTCGCCACCGATGCCGATGCAGGTGGACTGCCCCAGGCCGATCGTGGTCACCTGGTGGACCGCCTCGTAGGTCAACGTGCCCGACTTCGAGACGATGCCGATCGTTCCCGGCTTGTGGATGTAGCCGGGCATGATCCCGATCTTGCACTCCCCGGGGGTGATGACGCCCGGGCAGTTCGGACCCACCAGCCGTGTCTTCTTCCCGTCCATGAACCGCTTCGCCTTCACCATGTCGAGGATGGGGATCCCCTCGGTGATGCAGATGACGATGTCGAGCCCCGCGTCGAACGCCTCGCAGATCGCGTCGGCCGCGAAGCCGGGCGGGACATAGACGACCGACGCGTTGGCCCCGGTGGCCTTGACCGCGTCGTGCACGGAATGGAAAACGGGCACGCCCTCGATCTTGGCGCCCGCCTTGCCGGGGGTCACGCCGCCGACGATCTTCGTTCCGTACTCCAGCATCTGCTTCGTGTGGAACGCCCCCACGGAGCCGGTGATCCCCTGGACGAGAACCTTGGTGTCCTTGTTGATGAAGATGCTCATGGACGCGCCCCCCTTAG includes:
- the mtnP gene encoding S-methyl-5'-thioadenosine phosphorylase; translated protein: MAGILGVIGGSGLYEMEGLRNVRRVSVRTPFGAPSDAITVGELEGRTLAFLPRHGRGHRFSPSQINYRANIYAMKKIGAGAILSISAVGSMKERIRPGDIVAVDQFYDHTKFRPNTFFSDGVAGHISFADPVCPDLSAVAYTAARKVVRRVHRGGTYLCMEGPAFSTRAESEIHRKWGVDVIGMTNMPEAKLAREAEICYATLALATDYDCWHVVQEDVSVEAILDVLQRNVENSKRIVREIALRLPLPGRCRCGEALKHAIITDRKRIPPAARRRLSLLIGKYL
- the rlmN gene encoding 23S rRNA (adenine(2503)-C(2))-methyltransferase RlmN, whose amino-acid sequence is MTDGGPERTDLKGMTLTELEGFLARWGKERYRARQLFRWIYQKHVDDFAAMTDLSKELRGILAASCRVSGFPAERVEISSDGTEKYLFRLEDGEAVESVLIPDEGRRTLCISSQVGCPLLCGFCATGAAGFRRNMTSAEIVQQACFAAKRLAERGERLSNVVFMGMGEPLLNVPEVSRTIGILLSQFAFGISGKRVTVSTAGIVPGMLSLAAEHPVSFAVSINAARDDLRSLLMPVNRNYPLKEVVAAMRMVPLQSGRKVTAEYVLLSGVNDSTEDAHSLSRLFRGGEIKVNLIPYNPHEASPYRAPEADTVDRFRNVLVAGGVQTIRRERRGADIRAACGQLRTAAGGSGGVAAGGGGASGEKGLSAVPDLPIVL
- a CDS encoding NADP-dependent isocitrate dehydrogenase; this encodes MTTGTAKIIWTKTDEAPALATYSFLPIVQAFTKGTGVSVETRDISLAGRIIANFPEKLTEKQRTPDYLAQLGELALKPEANIVKLPNVSASIPQLKAAIKELREHGYDIPDYPEEPKNDADRELQDRFAKVLGSAVNPVLRQGNSDRRAPLSVKLFSKKHPVKMGPWTADSKTHVAHMTGGDFYGSEKSVTVKKPTSLRIEFVADDGKTTVLKKKLDLLEGEVIDAAVMNVRALRKFYEEQIEDAKRSGVLLSLHLKATMMKISDPIMFGHAVSVFFRDVFEKHETVLKELGVNPNNGLGDLYAKIKKLPDAKRAEIEADIQAVYKNRPALAMVDSDKGITNLHVPSDVIVDASMPVVVRDSGKMWGPDGKPHDTKAMIPDRCYATTYRTIIEDCKEHGAFDPATIGSVPNVGLMAQKAEEYGSHDKTFQAPGNGTIRAVDDSGATVLEQKVEEGDIFRMCQAKDLPIRDWVKLAVNRVKATGAHAVFWLDRNRAHDAQIILKVNRYLKDHDTKGMEFHILAPIEAMKFTLERFRAGKDTISVTGNALRDYLTDLFPIIEVGTSAKMLSIVPLLGGGGLFETGAGGSAPKHVQQFVKEGYLRWDSLGEFSALMASLEHLGNAFRNEKALVFSETLDQAIAKFLDNNRSPARKVGQIDNRGSHFYLAMYWAEALAAQTKDKELQARFAGVAKQLQENEAKINQELLGAQTKPMDIGGYYDPDPVKTSKAMRPSATFNAIVDAIA
- the ndk gene encoding nucleoside-diphosphate kinase; the encoded protein is MTFAGTQRTLSIVKPDGVRKGVIGEVLRRFEASGIRVVAMRMLHLSKKEAEGFYAVHRERPFFGSLTEFMSSGPIVVMALEGEDVIARNRLLMGATDPRKADRGTIRADLADSVEQNIVHGSDAPETALIEISYFFSELDIVS
- a CDS encoding 2-oxoacid:acceptor oxidoreductase family protein codes for the protein MSGRYEIRFSGSGGQGLILAGVIFAEAATIFDKKTAVQSQSYGPEARGGASKSEVIISDSPIDFPKATEIDLMLALTPEACQKYYKDIKPDGILLVDEDFVKETPKGTFKVIRLPIIRTASEEIGKAFVANIVAIGAIAALTGQVTIGAVEKAVLSRVPKGTEELNKRALMAGYELAKARAH
- a CDS encoding 2-oxoacid:ferredoxin oxidoreductase subunit beta; the protein is MAFNYDQYIRGGKLPHIWCPGCTYGIVFKSLLRAVDTLKLNRDDIALVSGIGCASRLPGYVDFNTLHTTHGRALGFATGIKMAKPDKHVLVVSGDGDATAIGGNHFIHACRRNIDITLLVFNNYIYGMTGGQYSPTTPSGHLATTMPYGNIDPSFNIPELAKGAGASFVARGTAYHAAGLDKLIIEAMQHKGLSVVEIMNACPTTHGRRNKFKSPTDMLLWMKDTFLPAVAFDKLPPEKTVGKLPMGVLYKKEGLPEYCETYYGLVARLKKQREGRA
- a CDS encoding 2-oxoacid:acceptor oxidoreductase subunit alpha — encoded protein: MGKIKLLQGNEACAEGAVYAGCTFFAGYPITPSTEVAEFMAKRLPQIGGAFLQMEDEIAAMAAVIGGSLAGSKALTATSGPGFSLKQENIGFAALTEVPCVILNVMRGGPSTGVPTGPGQSDIMQCKWGTHGDHPVICLTPAYVQEIFTETVRAFNLSEKYRTPVILAFDEIVGHMRERIEIPDPGVLPVVNRTKPTCPPSEYLPYDDTKGDVPPMANFFEGYRYHVTGLNHGPDGFPVNASPRIHTDELRLIRKVEGNRADIVKFEETLLDDAEVAIFAYGVSGRSAKTAVEAARKEGIKVGLFRPLTIWPFPDEQVASIASRVKAIIVPELSLGQIILEVERCAKGRCKVEGIFRVDGDPINPAQILAKVKEVK
- a CDS encoding 4Fe-4S dicluster domain-containing protein, with product MAKEQAAEKIEATENPKVKISIIPRYCKGCEICVKLCPTKVLGMDMFKVKVVDIDKCTICMACELRCPDFAIFVEKK
- the sucD gene encoding succinate--CoA ligase subunit alpha — translated: MSIFINKDTKVLVQGITGSVGAFHTKQMLEYGTKIVGGVTPGKAGAKIEGVPVFHSVHDAVKATGANASVVYVPPGFAADAICEAFDAGLDIVICITEGIPILDMVKAKRFMDGKKTRLVGPNCPGVITPGECKIGIMPGYIHKPGTIGIVSKSGTLTYEAVHQVTTIGLGQSTCIGIGGDPINGTNFIDVLSAFQADPKTEAVIMIGEIGGTAEEEAAAFVKAKMTKPVVGFVAGLTAPKGKRMGHAGAIISGGKGTAAEKIEAFRAAGISVSETPSDMGKTLARRLGMNVN